A part of Helicobacter himalayensis genomic DNA contains:
- a CDS encoding cation transporter yields MSLQKKFFELLYFYSAKYVEILVFLLFTTGFVLYALGLSSFGKNSLHAQTFFHLSAFLFILFFYKRFQKQDFKALKIPLLCFGIVIVCGFLTYFNPILPRTFSQVLSAINSNIIGLVLLYVIGFVWVLYTRRVYLLLFFIVLAFLCVLEVTQTIEIAKATNNHRRVPFYFQEVYAYNIWLLLPTAFCIGGIFAFKNIGLKILCVVGVYFCLLAMLANAERSFLVAFVVMIVGAFLLYRYKFKKIILPVFFLALLVSGIYGYNYSKTLPERYNFAYMLENFWVVINTKPIEMGKYDNACFSGWNCSQESKAQGKDPITWEHSSLVRLAMSKSTFLAVLDNPLKPHIVGVFQIGEYLWHYYNLKNHQNRVYMAVDNAKYNGYNSPHNLVVSLLLSYGIIGFGAICVFLFLLFRRTRAFMNAQSNSFIRFITLSFCLLLCGICAQCFFDVIYNVILHPLFLIFGFIQGLILRKDLPHNLAFVEKLCNAYKQAVSTLRQFKREQRVENYGKKVRLKDSLTIQENKEKEQRALKVSMYCALLLAIFGIGFGQLVKSSAIIFDGIVCLVSVALGFLSVVTSRYIYKEDDDIFQYGYVRFEPMVNFFKSAVLLAVCVYALLSGVHSVIKGGYSLELGSAVIYTICAFVICLGIFAYTHFFAERLDSELLYVDRTEWLIDCALYFGAIVAFGCVYLFDPQQKSAISHYIDPLLLIFLSFGLAFTPLRIMVANFKDLVMVAPPELDSQITQIMQDLSKEYGFSEYDTHVAKSGRFFMIEVNILETHGLSINAKELDIIREKIQNALKLPSYRIWLLVSLTANPKWL; encoded by the coding sequence ACGCACAGACTTTTTTTCATTTAAGTGCTTTTTTATTTATTCTATTTTTTTACAAACGCTTTCAAAAGCAAGATTTTAAGGCGTTAAAAATCCCACTTCTTTGTTTTGGGATTGTTATAGTTTGCGGGTTTTTGACTTATTTTAATCCCATTTTACCCCGCACATTTTCTCAAGTCCTAAGCGCGATAAATTCTAATATTATTGGGCTTGTTTTGCTCTATGTGATTGGCTTTGTGTGGGTGCTTTACACAAGGCGCGTATATTTGCTCTTGTTTTTTATAGTGCTGGCATTTCTTTGTGTGTTAGAAGTCACACAAACTATTGAAATAGCAAAAGCGACAAATAATCATAGGCGTGTGCCATTTTATTTTCAAGAGGTTTATGCTTATAATATTTGGCTTTTATTGCCCACTGCGTTTTGTATAGGCGGGATTTTTGCGTTTAAAAACATTGGGTTAAAAATTCTTTGTGTTGTTGGGGTGTATTTTTGCCTTCTAGCAATGCTGGCAAATGCCGAGCGCTCATTTTTGGTAGCATTTGTAGTTATGATTGTTGGAGCATTTTTACTCTATCGCTATAAATTTAAAAAAATTATTTTGCCTGTATTTTTTCTTGCTCTGCTTGTTTCTGGAATCTATGGCTATAACTACAGCAAAACGCTACCTGAGCGCTATAATTTCGCGTATATGTTGGAGAATTTTTGGGTTGTGATTAATACCAAACCAATTGAAATGGGGAAGTATGATAACGCCTGTTTTAGTGGCTGGAATTGCTCGCAGGAAAGCAAAGCGCAGGGAAAAGACCCTATCACTTGGGAGCATTCTTCGCTCGTGCGTCTTGCGATGAGTAAATCCACCTTTTTAGCCGTGCTTGATAATCCGCTCAAACCCCACATTGTTGGCGTGTTTCAAATAGGTGAATATCTTTGGCATTATTACAATCTCAAAAATCACCAAAACCGCGTGTATATGGCGGTTGATAATGCAAAATATAATGGCTACAATTCGCCACATAATCTCGTGGTAAGTCTTTTGCTAAGTTATGGGATTATTGGTTTTGGCGCGATTTGCGTGTTTTTGTTTTTGCTTTTTAGGCGCACAAGGGCTTTTATGAATGCGCAATCAAATTCTTTTATAAGATTCATCACTCTAAGTTTTTGTCTTCTTCTTTGTGGGATTTGCGCGCAGTGCTTTTTTGATGTGATTTATAATGTCATTTTGCACCCACTTTTTCTTATCTTTGGCTTTATTCAAGGCTTGATATTACGCAAGGATTTGCCACATAATCTAGCATTTGTAGAAAAGCTTTGCAATGCTTACAAACAAGCGGTGAGCACCCTGCGTCAATTTAAACGCGAGCAAAGAGTTGAGAATTATGGCAAAAAAGTGCGCCTTAAAGATTCTCTTACTATTCAAGAAAACAAAGAAAAAGAGCAGCGCGCCTTAAAGGTTTCAATGTATTGTGCGCTTCTTTTGGCGATTTTTGGTATAGGATTTGGGCAGCTTGTCAAATCAAGCGCGATTATTTTTGATGGTATTGTGTGTCTTGTGAGCGTGGCTTTGGGATTTTTGAGTGTGGTGACTTCGCGCTATATTTACAAAGAAGATGATGATATTTTTCAATATGGCTATGTGCGTTTTGAGCCGATGGTGAATTTCTTTAAAAGTGCGGTTTTGCTCGCTGTATGTGTGTATGCGCTACTTTCTGGCGTGCATTCTGTGATTAAAGGTGGTTATAGCTTAGAGCTTGGAAGCGCGGTGATTTATACAATTTGTGCATTTGTGATTTGTCTAGGGATTTTTGCTTATACGCATTTTTTTGCGGAGCGCTTAGATTCTGAATTGCTTTATGTTGATAGGACGGAGTGGCTTATTGATTGTGCGCTGTATTTTGGTGCGATTGTGGCATTTGGCTGTGTGTATCTCTTTGACCCGCAGCAAAAAAGCGCGATTAGCCACTACATTGATCCACTATTGCTTATTTTCCTTTCTTTTGGACTAGCTTTTACACCGCTTAGGATTATGGTTGCGAATTTTAAAGATTTAGTGATGGTTGCCCCACCGGAATTAGATTCTCAAATCACACAAATTATGCAGGATTTGAGTAAGGAATATGGCTTTAGCGAATATGATACGCATGTGGCAAAAAGTGGGCGATTTTTTATGATTGAAGTAAATATTTTAGAGACGCACGGGCTTAGCATTAACGCAAAAGAGCTTGATATTATTAGGGAAAAAATCCAGAATGCACTTAAGCTTCCAAGTTATAGAATCTGGCTTCTAGTCAGCCTTACAGCTAATCCAAAGTGGTTATAA